In a genomic window of uncultured Flavobacterium sp.:
- a CDS encoding DUF4254 domain-containing protein, producing the protein MFSKLAYSVFEQSIKDYHQFDNVDQPINNPYPKDKFEHLLYLKNWIDTVQWHFEDIIRDPQIDPVAALTLKRRIDASNQERTDMVEYIDSYFLQKYSDVKVKDGAKINSESPAWAFDRLSILALKIYHMHEEATRAEASQEHRDKCQEKLNILLEQRSDLSTAIDDLLTDIENGDKFMKVYKQMKMYNDDELNPVLYQNKK; encoded by the coding sequence ATGTTTTCAAAATTAGCATATTCTGTTTTCGAACAAAGCATCAAAGATTATCATCAATTTGATAATGTTGATCAACCAATAAACAATCCTTACCCTAAGGATAAATTCGAACATTTATTATATCTAAAAAACTGGATTGACACTGTTCAATGGCATTTCGAGGATATTATTCGTGATCCGCAAATTGATCCTGTAGCAGCATTGACTTTAAAAAGAAGAATCGATGCGTCTAATCAGGAACGTACTGATATGGTGGAATATATCGATAGTTATTTTTTACAAAAATACAGCGATGTAAAAGTAAAAGATGGTGCAAAAATCAACTCTGAAAGTCCAGCTTGGGCATTTGACAGATTGTCTATTTTGGCTCTGAAAATTTATCATATGCATGAAGAAGCTACTCGTGCTGAGGCTTCACAAGAACATAGAGATAAATGTCAGGAAAAATTAAACATTCTTTTAGAACAAAGAAGTGATTTGTCTACTGCAATTGATGATTTGCTTACTGACATCGAAAATGGAGATAAATTCATGAAAGTGTACAAACAAATGAAGATGTACAATGACGATGAATTGAATCCTGTTTTATATCAAAATAAAAAATAA